A stretch of the Candidatus Anoxymicrobium japonicum genome encodes the following:
- a CDS encoding zinc metalloprotease HtpX — MYEAISSNKWKSFLMLFLFIVFVVGMGYVIGLAWGGTTHPVFGFVGLGVAGIVAIGMGFASYYKSDSVALSVSGARPIGDDPQFIRYRNTVEGIAIAAGVPTPRIYVIDDVAPNAFATGRNPQNSAIAATTGLLDMMNDQELEGVIAHEMSHVKNYDILFLSMTIVLVGIVVMLSDIFLRTFWFSDNDSDSDSGEAGLILIVIGIALAIIAPIIAQLIKLAIGRKREFLADANGALLTRYPLGLSSALEKIGGDDHRMRRANKAMAHLYIAQPLNLRSGKGSRMNRMFDTHPPIEERVARLNRMAGNFQETSATGVRSQY; from the coding sequence TTGTACGAAGCGATATCTTCCAACAAGTGGAAATCTTTTCTGATGCTGTTTCTTTTCATCGTTTTTGTGGTGGGGATGGGTTACGTTATCGGGCTTGCGTGGGGAGGCACAACACACCCGGTGTTTGGCTTCGTCGGGCTTGGAGTCGCGGGGATCGTCGCTATTGGCATGGGGTTCGCCAGCTACTATAAGAGCGACAGTGTGGCGTTATCAGTGTCGGGCGCGCGGCCGATAGGGGATGACCCGCAATTCATAAGGTACCGGAATACCGTCGAGGGCATTGCCATTGCCGCAGGGGTTCCGACACCGCGTATCTACGTGATAGACGACGTCGCGCCCAACGCGTTTGCGACGGGACGCAACCCGCAAAACTCGGCGATTGCCGCGACTACCGGCTTGCTCGACATGATGAACGATCAGGAGCTGGAGGGCGTAATCGCTCACGAGATGTCACACGTGAAGAATTACGACATACTTTTTCTTTCCATGACAATCGTGCTTGTCGGTATCGTGGTAATGCTCTCGGATATTTTCTTGAGGACGTTCTGGTTTTCCGATAACGACAGTGACAGTGACAGCGGCGAAGCCGGGCTCATACTGATAGTCATTGGCATAGCGCTTGCCATTATCGCGCCGATAATCGCGCAGCTCATCAAGCTCGCTATCGGCAGGAAGCGAGAGTTTCTGGCGGACGCCAACGGGGCGCTTCTGACAAGGTATCCGTTGGGGCTCAGCTCCGCACTCGAGAAGATAGGCGGGGATGACCATCGTATGCGCAGAGCCAATAAGGCCATGGCGCACCTGTATATAGCGCAGCCGCTGAATCTCAGAAGCGGCAAGGGCAGCCGCATGAACAGGATGTTCGACACCCATCCGCCAATCGAGGAGCGCGTCGCGCGGCTAAACCGGATGGCAGGCAACTTTCAGGAAACCAGTGCAACAGGGGTCAGGTCTCAATACTGA
- a CDS encoding crossover junction endodeoxyribonuclease RuvC, translating into MTGEFKALGIDPGITNTGYGLVIESRDKMRADVHGAIRTSSAADMSDRLDKLYSESKKIILELEPDVVVIEQLFFNANQKTAMAVGQARGVILLACNHAGARWVEYTPLQVKLAVVGNGNASKEQVRYMIMTLLQMHEPPVSLHACDALAMAICHLHSRRIRELTGTQEER; encoded by the coding sequence TTGACCGGAGAATTCAAAGCACTGGGCATAGACCCCGGGATAACCAACACCGGCTATGGCCTCGTAATCGAGAGTCGTGACAAAATGAGGGCGGATGTCCACGGCGCCATTCGAACCTCCAGCGCCGCGGACATGTCGGATCGGCTTGATAAACTATACAGTGAGTCGAAGAAGATTATTCTCGAACTCGAGCCTGATGTGGTGGTTATCGAGCAGCTCTTCTTCAATGCCAATCAGAAGACGGCGATGGCGGTGGGCCAGGCGCGGGGCGTTATACTGCTCGCCTGCAACCACGCCGGCGCTCGATGGGTAGAGTACACGCCTCTTCAGGTCAAACTGGCTGTTGTCGGCAACGGGAACGCGTCCAAGGAGCAGGTTCGGTATATGATAATGACGCTTCTACAGATGCATGAGCCGCCCGTGTCGCTTCACGCTTGCGATGCGCTTGCGATGGCGATATGCCATCTGCACTCCCGAAGAATCCGCGAGCTCACCGGGACGCAAGAGGAACGGTAA
- a CDS encoding YebC/PmpR family DNA-binding transcriptional regulator: MSGHSKWHSIKHKKGKEDAKRGQLFSKMSHRITIAAREGGGNPNANTALATEIDAARKVSMPMENIKRAIAKGTGELAGGQLEHMTFEGYAEGGVAVIVDVLTDNRNRTSAEVRRSFTRANARLGETGSVAWMFEKKGVFLFKKSVEHDEEELLNIALEAGADDLDGEGEYWEIVCDIENFATVRNGLKAAEIETESAELTMVPKTTILLEKDDAKKVLRLIDALEEIDDVNDVYANLDIPIDALEESV; this comes from the coding sequence ATGTCAGGGCATTCCAAGTGGCACTCCATCAAGCACAAGAAGGGCAAGGAGGACGCGAAACGCGGCCAGCTCTTCAGCAAGATGTCTCACCGCATCACGATAGCCGCGCGCGAGGGTGGAGGGAACCCCAACGCCAACACCGCCCTCGCGACTGAGATCGACGCCGCGCGCAAAGTCAGCATGCCCATGGAAAACATCAAGCGAGCTATCGCCAAAGGAACCGGTGAGCTCGCGGGCGGGCAGCTCGAGCACATGACTTTTGAGGGATACGCCGAGGGCGGCGTCGCCGTTATCGTTGACGTGCTGACCGACAACCGAAATCGAACCAGCGCCGAGGTGCGCAGGTCGTTCACGCGGGCGAACGCCAGGCTTGGCGAGACCGGGTCCGTGGCGTGGATGTTCGAGAAAAAGGGCGTGTTTCTGTTTAAGAAGTCTGTCGAGCATGACGAGGAGGAGTTGCTGAACATCGCGCTGGAGGCGGGCGCGGACGACCTCGATGGCGAGGGTGAATACTGGGAAATAGTCTGCGATATCGAGAACTTCGCGACAGTGAGGAACGGCCTCAAGGCGGCCGAAATCGAGACGGAGAGCGCCGAGCTCACAATGGTTCCCAAAACGACGATCCTGCTGGAGAAAGATGACGCGAAGAAGGTGTTGCGCCTCATTGACGCGCTCGAGGAGATAGATGACGTAAACGATGTGTACGCGAACCTCGATATCCCCATAGATGCGCTCGAGGAATCGGTTTGA
- a CDS encoding pyridoxal 5'-phosphate synthase glutaminase subunit PdxT, whose translation MGVLALQGAVREHLYMIERCGARGTGIKRPSGLSCVDGLIIPGGESTTIGKLIDEYGFAGPIKKLAALGVPIYGTCAGLIIVSRRVSGKHEMILGLADVAVERNAFGRQVDSFEKDIHIQGIPDEDISFRALFIRAPVIKEMGPGAVEMSRLEQGVVMAREGNVLLGAFHPELTDDTRVHRYFLDMVASARGAKSDTGV comes from the coding sequence ATCGGGGTTCTCGCTTTGCAGGGAGCGGTGCGCGAGCACCTCTATATGATCGAGCGGTGTGGCGCCCGGGGGACAGGCATCAAGCGCCCTTCCGGGCTCTCGTGCGTGGATGGACTCATCATCCCTGGAGGAGAGAGCACTACGATTGGAAAGCTGATTGATGAGTATGGGTTCGCGGGCCCGATCAAAAAGCTCGCGGCTCTTGGTGTCCCAATCTACGGGACGTGCGCCGGGCTCATTATCGTATCCAGACGCGTGAGCGGAAAACACGAGATGATACTTGGTCTTGCGGACGTGGCTGTCGAGCGCAACGCTTTTGGAAGACAGGTGGATTCGTTCGAGAAAGACATTCATATACAGGGCATTCCTGATGAGGACATTTCATTCAGGGCGCTCTTTATCAGGGCGCCGGTGATAAAGGAGATGGGCCCGGGCGCAGTTGAGATGTCGCGCCTGGAGCAGGGCGTAGTGATGGCGCGTGAGGGCAACGTGCTCCTTGGGGCGTTTCATCCGGAGTTGACGGATGACACGAGGGTGCACCGGTATTTTCTGGACATGGTGGCGTCGGCGCGCGGCGCCAAGAGCGACACGGGGGTATGA
- a CDS encoding pyridoxal 5'-phosphate synthase lyase subunit PdxS, giving the protein MESGVEKGTDAVKRGLAEMLKGGVIMDVTTVEHAKIAEDAGAVAVMALERVPADIRADGGVARMADPNVIQGIIEAVTIPVMAKCRIGHFVEAQTLEAMGVDYIDESEVLTPADEAHHVDKWKFKVPFVCGAINLGEALRRIGEGAAMVRTKGEAGTGNVVEAVRHMRAITSEVARLATLPSEALMSAAKDLQAPYELVIEVARTGKLPVVNFSAGGIATPADAALMMQLDADGVFVGSGIFKSEDPAKRAKAIVRATTHFEDAKVIAEVSRGLGEAMKGLEIGKIDKENLIQFRGW; this is encoded by the coding sequence ATGGAAAGTGGTGTCGAAAAAGGTACGGACGCGGTAAAGAGAGGCCTCGCGGAGATGCTCAAGGGAGGCGTCATCATGGACGTCACCACCGTCGAGCACGCGAAGATCGCCGAGGATGCCGGGGCCGTCGCGGTCATGGCGCTCGAGCGCGTGCCGGCCGACATAAGGGCGGATGGCGGTGTTGCGCGCATGGCGGATCCAAACGTGATCCAGGGGATAATAGAAGCCGTGACGATACCTGTCATGGCGAAGTGCCGCATTGGTCATTTTGTCGAGGCGCAGACGCTCGAGGCTATGGGAGTAGATTACATAGACGAGAGCGAGGTTCTCACACCCGCCGACGAGGCGCATCACGTGGACAAGTGGAAATTCAAGGTTCCTTTTGTGTGTGGCGCGATCAACCTGGGGGAAGCGCTCCGCCGTATCGGCGAGGGCGCGGCAATGGTTCGTACCAAGGGCGAAGCTGGAACCGGCAACGTCGTCGAGGCGGTTCGCCATATGCGCGCTATTACCAGTGAGGTCGCGAGGCTTGCGACGCTTCCGTCAGAGGCGCTCATGAGCGCAGCGAAGGATCTCCAGGCGCCGTACGAGTTGGTGATCGAGGTCGCGCGAACGGGCAAGTTGCCGGTGGTAAATTTCTCCGCCGGAGGGATCGCGACTCCCGCGGACGCCGCTTTGATGATGCAGTTGGACGCTGACGGCGTTTTTGTAGGCTCGGGCATCTTCAAATCGGAGGATCCGGCAAAACGCGCGAAGGCCATCGTGCGGGCAACCACGCACTTCGAGGACGCTAAAGTGATCGCGGAAGTATCACGGGGTCTGGGTGAGGCGATGAAGGGTCTCGAGATAGGCAAGATAGACAAGGAGAACCTGATACAGTTCCGTGGCTGGTAA